A region from the Desulfomarina profundi genome encodes:
- a CDS encoding metal ABC transporter ATP-binding protein produces the protein MSIISVENLSVKLHGVVVLSDVSFKVAEGEYIGIVGPNGSGKSTLVRAILGLADIHVGKVQIMGQPLRHFAQWYRIGYLPQSTVVANKSFPASVAEVVATGLLGSKKFPRKVRRKDREKVMETLSMLGIADLHLEQIGKLSGGQSQRVFLARAMVSDPDILVLDEPTAALDPVTRESFYEIIASLNRDHGKTVLLVTHDSSIIGRYADKMLYLDRRLVFFGNFKEFCMSSDMSNYFGEFTQHLICHQH, from the coding sequence ATGTCAATAATCTCGGTGGAAAATCTCTCCGTCAAATTGCATGGTGTTGTCGTACTGTCGGATGTTTCCTTTAAGGTGGCAGAGGGTGAGTATATCGGCATCGTCGGTCCTAACGGGTCGGGAAAATCGACTCTTGTCCGTGCCATTCTGGGGCTTGCGGACATTCACGTGGGCAAAGTTCAAATCATGGGGCAACCTCTTCGCCATTTTGCACAATGGTATCGGATCGGCTACCTGCCCCAGTCAACCGTTGTTGCCAACAAATCTTTTCCGGCATCCGTGGCCGAAGTTGTGGCAACCGGTCTGCTGGGCAGTAAAAAATTTCCACGGAAGGTGAGAAGAAAAGACAGGGAAAAGGTTATGGAAACACTTTCCATGCTGGGTATTGCCGATCTTCACCTGGAGCAGATAGGAAAACTTTCCGGCGGGCAGAGCCAACGGGTCTTTCTGGCAAGAGCCATGGTTTCCGATCCGGACATCCTGGTACTTGATGAACCGACCGCTGCCCTCGACCCGGTAACCCGCGAATCCTTTTATGAAATAATCGCTTCCCTCAACCGGGATCATGGTAAAACAGTTCTTCTGGTAACCCATGACAGTTCCATCATCGGTCGTTATGCCGATAAAATGCTTTACCTGGATAGGCGTCTTGTTTTTTTCGGAAACTTCAAGGAATTCTGCATGTCCAGTGACATGTCAAACTATTTTGGGGAATTTACCCAGCATCTCATCTGTCATCAACATTGA
- a CDS encoding metal ABC transporter permease, with amino-acid sequence MDTVFTQIIQALHYGFIQRALFAGCFIGVCCAVLGLFLVLRRLSLIGEGLAHFSLAPIGLALMLGIYPLYVALPLGLLASFWILHLAGRANMYGDAAIGLVSAIGVATGVILASLGSGFNVDLFGYLFGDILAVSRVESVLTMALSFVVLLLVFLNYQDLFAIAFDEEFAKVIGLNTERMNRILVVLTTFTVILGIKVVGIMLVSSFIIFPAVTALQLSRGFRTAIFFAVFSASFSVFVGIVAAYLFNLPAGATIVLVNFVFFLLAYGLSRFRIM; translated from the coding sequence ATGGATACGGTTTTTACCCAGATTATCCAGGCTCTCCATTACGGGTTCATACAGCGTGCCCTCTTTGCCGGCTGTTTCATCGGTGTCTGCTGTGCCGTGCTTGGACTGTTTCTTGTTCTGCGGAGATTGTCTCTGATTGGTGAAGGGCTTGCCCATTTTTCCCTGGCGCCCATCGGTCTGGCCCTTATGCTCGGGATTTATCCACTTTATGTGGCACTTCCCCTGGGGTTGCTGGCATCCTTCTGGATACTGCACCTTGCGGGCAGGGCAAATATGTACGGAGATGCTGCCATCGGTCTTGTTTCTGCCATCGGTGTCGCAACCGGTGTTATCCTGGCAAGTCTGGGATCTGGGTTTAATGTGGATCTTTTTGGTTACCTGTTCGGGGATATCCTGGCCGTGAGTCGGGTGGAGTCCGTTCTGACCATGGCACTTTCCTTTGTTGTACTCCTCCTTGTTTTCCTGAATTATCAGGATCTTTTTGCCATAGCGTTTGATGAAGAGTTTGCCAAGGTTATCGGATTGAATACCGAACGGATGAACCGGATACTGGTTGTTCTGACAACCTTTACTGTCATTCTGGGTATCAAAGTCGTAGGTATCATGCTTGTCTCAAGCTTTATTATTTTTCCCGCAGTAACAGCTCTACAGTTATCCAGAGGGTTCAGGACAGCTATTTTTTTTGCTGTGTTTTCAGCATCTTTTTCTGTTTTCGTGGGAATTGTAGCGGCATATCTTTTTAATTTACCGGCGGGGGCAACAATAGTCCTTGTGAATTTTGTTTTTTTTCTGTTGGCGTATGGGTTGAGCCGTTTCAGGATAATGTGA
- a CDS encoding Fur family transcriptional regulator gives MSGFTPKRQLVLEIIESSDRPLSSQEIFAMRKGEINLATVYRSVNYLEKQNLIEGFSLFSESKGTVRFYFRKRRPHLHFFFCGRCQSFTPFHDCIFSRQSRTEIEEKYQHKIQSHVLYFTGLCRDCQSD, from the coding sequence ATGTCAGGATTTACGCCAAAAAGACAGCTGGTGCTGGAAATTATCGAGTCTTCGGATCGTCCTCTCTCCTCTCAGGAGATCTTTGCCATGAGAAAAGGGGAGATTAATCTGGCGACTGTTTACAGGAGTGTCAACTACCTGGAAAAACAGAACCTGATAGAGGGTTTTTCTCTTTTCTCCGAGTCAAAGGGGACAGTGCGGTTCTATTTTCGGAAAAGAAGGCCACATCTCCATTTCTTTTTCTGCGGGCGATGTCAATCGTTTACGCCATTTCATGACTGTATCTTCAGCAGGCAGTCTCGCACTGAAATCGAGGAGAAATACCAGCATAAGATCCAGTCGCACGTTCTTTACTTTACCGGTTTATGTCGTGACTGCCAGTCAGACTGA